In a genomic window of Chrysemys picta bellii isolate R12L10 chromosome 1, ASM1138683v2, whole genome shotgun sequence:
- the TSPO gene encoding translocator protein: MVPTWAPAVGFTLLPHTGGFLGGMITKREIPIWYESLEKPSWQPPNWMFGPVWGTLYTSMGYGSYLVWKELGGFNEESMVPLGLYAGQLALNWAWTPIFFGAHKIGWGLVDLLLTSGAATATTVTWYHVNKKAAYLMFPYLAWLTLASVLNYRIWKDNKKKQS, translated from the exons ATGGTACCGACGTGGGCCCCGGCTGTTGGTTTCACACTCTTACCCCATACAGGAGGGTTTTTGGGAGGCATGATAACAAAGAGAGAAATCCCTATATGGTATGAATCTCTTGAAAAGCCATCCTGGCAGCCACCTAACTGGATGTTTGGCCCTGTCTGGGGAACTCTGTATACATCAATGGG ATATGGTTCTTACCTGGTATGGAAGGAGTTAGGAGGTTTCAATGAAGAGTCAATGGTTCCACTTGGGCTGTATGCAGGGCAGCTGGCATTAAACTGGGCATGGACTCCAATATTCTTTGGAGCTCACAAAATAGGATGG GGGTTGGTCGATCTCCTACTCACTAGTGGTGCAGCAACAGCTACAACTGTCACCTGGTACCATGTCAACAAGAAAGCAGCATATTTGATGTTCCCTTATTTAGCTTGGTTAACTTTGGCTTCTGTGCTCAATTACCGCATCTGGAAGGACAATAAAAAGAAGCAATCTTAA